One genomic window of Bradyrhizobium sp. B124 includes the following:
- a CDS encoding amidase, whose translation MAFKEFGNYDAVGLAELVGKKDVTPKELLDEAIARTAAIDPKINAVVVKHYDYAERQIAKGLPDGPFTGVPFLLKDLDLLEGTRTTSGASLLKDFVADHNGTLTQRFLDAGLAIFGKSASPEFGLMPTTESRLFGPTRNPWNLDHSSGGSSGGAGAAVAARILPVAHASDGGGSIRIPASASGVFGMKPTRARNPCGPDRGEGWGGFSVGHVLSISVRDSAVMMDAIHGPEPSSLYVAPPPERPFSQEVGRDPGHLRISFTDKSPYGDAIDREIAAAVRDIAKLLAGLGHHVEERAPPLAADPAAVMTTIVGGNTALTIRLLEQRVGRTLTSDDVERLTLSSGQNSVKMTPADYVAAQLAAFQISRGLATFFEGCDIFLSPTLCAPPLRIGELNTMSEDLTHIAPVLRRYMPGTSMFNMSGQPAMSVPLAWNKAGLPLGMMFAAKLGEEGLLFRLAGQLEQARPWKDRRPPVCA comes from the coding sequence ATGGCTTTCAAGGAATTCGGCAACTACGATGCGGTCGGTCTCGCCGAGCTCGTCGGCAAGAAGGACGTCACGCCAAAGGAACTGCTCGACGAGGCGATTGCGCGCACCGCGGCCATCGATCCGAAGATCAACGCGGTCGTCGTCAAGCACTACGACTACGCCGAGCGCCAGATCGCCAAGGGGTTGCCTGATGGCCCCTTCACCGGCGTGCCGTTCCTGCTCAAGGATCTCGATCTGCTCGAGGGCACCCGCACCACGTCGGGCGCCAGCCTGCTGAAGGACTTCGTCGCCGATCACAACGGTACGCTGACCCAGCGTTTCCTCGATGCGGGTCTTGCGATCTTCGGCAAGAGTGCGAGCCCGGAATTCGGCCTGATGCCGACGACGGAATCGCGCCTGTTCGGCCCGACCCGCAATCCCTGGAATCTCGACCATTCCTCCGGCGGCTCGTCCGGCGGCGCGGGGGCCGCGGTCGCCGCGCGCATCCTGCCCGTCGCGCATGCGAGCGACGGCGGCGGCTCGATCCGGATCCCCGCCTCTGCCTCCGGCGTGTTCGGCATGAAGCCGACGCGCGCCCGCAACCCCTGCGGTCCCGATCGCGGCGAAGGCTGGGGCGGTTTCTCCGTCGGCCATGTGCTGAGCATCAGCGTCCGCGACAGCGCGGTCATGATGGATGCGATCCATGGCCCGGAGCCGTCGAGCCTCTATGTCGCGCCGCCGCCGGAGCGGCCGTTTTCCCAGGAAGTCGGCCGCGATCCCGGCCATCTGCGCATCAGCTTCACCGACAAGTCGCCCTATGGCGATGCGATCGATCGCGAAATTGCCGCGGCGGTCCGCGACATCGCCAAGCTGCTCGCGGGCCTCGGCCATCATGTCGAGGAGCGCGCGCCGCCGCTTGCCGCCGATCCCGCCGCGGTCATGACAACAATCGTCGGCGGCAACACGGCGCTGACCATCCGCCTGCTCGAACAGCGCGTCGGGCGCACGCTGACCTCGGACGATGTCGAGCGGCTGACGCTCTCCAGCGGCCAGAACTCGGTCAAGATGACCCCCGCCGACTACGTCGCCGCGCAGCTTGCGGCGTTCCAAATCTCGCGCGGGCTTGCGACCTTTTTCGAGGGCTGCGACATCTTCCTCAGCCCGACGCTGTGCGCACCGCCGCTACGCATTGGCGAGCTGAACACGATGTCCGAGGACCTGACCCACATCGCGCCGGTGCTGCGCCGCTACATGCCTGGCACCTCGATGTTCAACATGTCCGGGCAGCCGGCGATGTCGGTGCCGCTGGCCTGGAACAAGGCCGGTCTGCCGCTCGGCATGATGTTCGCGGCCAAGCTTGGCGAGGAAGGGCTGCTTTTCCGCCTGGCCGGCCAGCTCGAACAGGCTCGTCCCTGGAAGGACCGGCGTCCGCCGGTTTGCGCCTAG
- a CDS encoding hydroxyacid dehydrogenase, with protein MATNKKKIFITQTLSPGARALLNERDDVELVEFPNLISAKDFQAMLEQHAPVHGVALGATCFGEAELEASKGMLVVTRIGVGYDAVDVPALSRRKVPLMVAGTANSPSVAEQALFMMLTLAKRANEMHAMVKDGTWASRLGVLPFDLYGKTVLIVGFGRIGTRTAKRCLAMEMNVLVYDPYKAAGEITAAGCEAVPSLEAALPRADFVTIHCPKSPETVGLFNATRIRLMKPTAYLINTARGGIVDEKALHDALVSGKLAGAGLDVFEVEPPPVGQPLHALPNVIMAPHVAGVTVEAVDRMSEQTARNILSVLDGNPLRQNVINQDVLG; from the coding sequence ATGGCTACCAACAAGAAGAAGATTTTCATCACCCAGACTTTGTCGCCGGGGGCACGAGCCCTCCTCAATGAACGGGATGATGTAGAACTCGTCGAATTTCCCAACCTGATCTCGGCCAAGGACTTCCAGGCGATGCTGGAGCAGCATGCGCCGGTCCATGGCGTGGCGCTCGGCGCGACCTGCTTCGGCGAGGCGGAGCTGGAGGCCTCCAAGGGCATGCTGGTGGTGACCCGGATCGGCGTCGGTTATGACGCGGTCGACGTGCCGGCATTGTCGCGCCGCAAGGTGCCGCTGATGGTCGCAGGCACCGCGAACTCACCGTCGGTCGCCGAGCAGGCCTTGTTCATGATGCTGACGCTGGCCAAGCGCGCGAACGAGATGCACGCGATGGTCAAGGACGGCACCTGGGCGAGCCGCCTCGGCGTGCTGCCGTTCGACCTGTACGGCAAGACGGTCCTGATCGTCGGCTTCGGCCGCATCGGCACCCGCACCGCCAAGCGCTGCCTCGCGATGGAAATGAACGTGCTGGTGTACGATCCCTACAAGGCGGCCGGCGAGATCACCGCGGCCGGCTGTGAGGCGGTGCCGAGCCTCGAAGCGGCGCTGCCGCGGGCGGATTTCGTCACGATCCATTGCCCGAAGTCGCCCGAGACCGTTGGCCTGTTCAACGCCACGCGGATCAGGTTGATGAAGCCGACCGCCTATCTCATCAACACCGCGCGCGGCGGCATCGTGGACGAGAAGGCGCTGCACGACGCGCTGGTGTCGGGCAAGCTCGCCGGCGCCGGCCTCGACGTGTTCGAGGTCGAGCCGCCGCCGGTCGGCCAGCCCCTGCACGCTTTGCCAAATGTGATCATGGCACCGCACGTCGCAGGCGTGACCGTCGAGGCTGTCGATCGCATGAGCGAGCAGACCGCGCGCAATATCCTGAGCGTGCTGGACGGCAATCCGCTGCGCCAGAACGTGATCAATCAGGACGTCCTCGGCTGA
- the ugpC gene encoding sn-glycerol-3-phosphate ABC transporter ATP-binding protein UgpC encodes MADVSLRKVVKRYDEVEAVRGIDLDIADHEFVVLVGPSGCGKSTTLRMIAGLEDISDGDIMIGGDVVNDVPPKDRDIAMVFQNYALYPHMTVAENMSFGLRLKHYPKAEIKSRVTEAARMLDITDLIDRKPKQLSGGQRQRVAMGRAIVRNPKVFLFDEPLSNLDAKLRVQMRIEIKKVHQKVRTTTVYVTHDQVEAMTLADRVVVMNHGRIEQIGTPNELYHKPATRFVASFIGSPAMNFVPCRLEDVGGKLNVRLTDRLSFPLPPARAARYQGLSRTDKLLLGLRPEHVMEARPHAEPGIEPFDAVLDVTEPMGMETLVYFTLEGSQLCGRVNPNAGAQDGSPLRLAVDLNNMHLLNEVTGAVL; translated from the coding sequence ATGGCCGACGTCAGTTTGCGCAAGGTGGTTAAGCGTTACGACGAGGTCGAGGCGGTGCGCGGCATCGACCTCGATATCGCCGACCATGAGTTCGTGGTGCTGGTCGGGCCGAGCGGCTGCGGCAAGTCGACCACGCTGCGGATGATCGCCGGCCTCGAGGACATCTCGGACGGCGATATCATGATCGGCGGTGATGTCGTCAACGATGTGCCGCCGAAGGACCGCGACATCGCGATGGTGTTCCAGAACTACGCGCTGTATCCGCACATGACGGTCGCCGAGAACATGTCATTCGGGCTGCGGCTGAAGCACTACCCCAAGGCCGAGATCAAGAGCCGGGTCACGGAAGCCGCCAGGATGCTCGACATCACCGACCTGATCGACCGCAAGCCGAAGCAGCTCTCCGGCGGCCAGCGCCAGCGCGTCGCGATGGGACGCGCGATCGTGCGCAACCCGAAGGTGTTCCTGTTCGACGAGCCGCTGTCCAACCTCGACGCCAAGCTGCGCGTGCAGATGCGGATCGAGATCAAGAAGGTGCACCAGAAGGTCCGCACCACGACGGTCTACGTCACCCACGACCAGGTCGAGGCGATGACGCTGGCCGACCGCGTGGTGGTGATGAACCACGGCAGGATCGAGCAGATCGGCACGCCCAACGAACTCTATCACAAGCCGGCGACCCGCTTCGTCGCAAGCTTCATCGGCTCGCCCGCGATGAATTTCGTGCCGTGCCGGCTCGAGGACGTCGGCGGCAAGCTCAACGTGCGGCTGACCGACCGCCTCTCCTTCCCGCTGCCGCCGGCGCGCGCCGCCCGCTACCAGGGCCTCTCCCGCACCGACAAGCTGCTGCTGGGTCTGCGGCCTGAGCACGTCATGGAGGCGCGGCCGCATGCCGAGCCCGGTATCGAGCCGTTCGACGCAGTGCTCGACGTCACCGAGCCGATGGGCATGGAGACGCTGGTCTACTTCACGCTCGAGGGCTCCCAGCTCTGCGGCCGGGTCAATCCCAATGCCGGCGCGCAGGATGGCAGCCCGCTCCGATTGGCTGTGGACCTCAACAATATGCATTTGCTAAACGAGGTGACCGGCGCCGTGCTTTGA
- a CDS encoding carbohydrate ABC transporter permease, whose protein sequence is MSTVTIDKSGPTRKIKYGSMSRDRTWALRWSYFFLTLFAIFSLVPPLYMLITSLKGSAEISAATNPWWVYHPTLENYIQLLTSNQFLRFFWNSAWVSIIVVTITMLISVPAAFALARMKFWGSATLATGVFLTYLIPDSLLFIPLFKMFAVIGDWTGVQLINRWYVLLFIYPTLTVPFCTWIMIGYFASIPKELDEAAIIDGASWFQTLTRIFIPVALPGLIAATIFAFTVSWAQFLYPLVFTTSTDQLVLPVGIITTLIKGDVFNWGQIMTGALLGAAPPLIIYAFLMDYYIAGLTAGATKG, encoded by the coding sequence ATGAGCACGGTGACGATCGACAAGTCCGGACCAACCCGCAAGATCAAATACGGCAGCATGAGCCGCGACCGGACCTGGGCGCTGCGCTGGTCCTATTTCTTCCTGACGCTGTTTGCGATCTTCTCGCTGGTGCCACCGCTCTACATGCTGATCACCTCGCTGAAGGGCAGCGCGGAGATCTCGGCAGCGACCAATCCGTGGTGGGTGTACCACCCGACACTCGAGAACTACATTCAGCTCCTGACCTCGAACCAGTTCCTGCGCTTCTTCTGGAATTCGGCCTGGGTCTCGATCATCGTGGTCACCATCACGATGCTGATCAGCGTGCCCGCGGCCTTTGCGCTGGCGCGGATGAAGTTCTGGGGTTCGGCGACGCTCGCGACCGGTGTATTCCTGACCTATCTCATTCCGGACAGCCTGCTGTTCATCCCGCTGTTCAAGATGTTCGCCGTGATCGGCGACTGGACCGGCGTTCAGCTCATCAATCGCTGGTACGTGCTGCTGTTCATCTATCCGACGCTCACCGTGCCGTTCTGCACCTGGATCATGATCGGCTATTTCGCCTCGATCCCGAAGGAGCTCGACGAGGCCGCGATCATCGACGGCGCGAGCTGGTTCCAGACGCTGACCCGGATCTTTATCCCGGTCGCCCTGCCCGGCCTGATCGCGGCGACGATCTTTGCCTTCACCGTCTCCTGGGCCCAGTTCCTCTATCCCCTGGTGTTCACCACCTCGACCGACCAGCTCGTGCTGCCGGTCGGCATCATCACGACCCTGATCAAGGGCGATGTCTTCAACTGGGGACAGATCATGACCGGCGCCCTGCTCGGCGCCGCGCCGCCGCTGATCATCTACGCCTTCCTGATGGACTACTACATTGCCGGCCTGACCGCCGGTGCGACAAAGGGCTGA
- a CDS encoding sugar ABC transporter permease yields MVDVAFQSNRTAAAPAGRRRTGLRNALRRKSMSAFLMALPLILLIGVLVIYPAIYSLHLATLNKAMTKFVGLGNFEFLFKRETFWLVVKQSCIFAISAVVFKALIGFIVAHFVHNVPANKQRKWRGMLLVPWVIPPAMSTLAWLWLFDPSYSAFNYTLAYFGIGPIPWTGDAMWARFSVILVNVWYGAPFFMIMYLAALKSVPEQLYEAAAIDGANWWQRIWYVTLPMMRNIIAITTLFSLIVTFANFDIVRILTAGGPLDHTHIFATWAFRVGIEGSDIPLGASVSLFMVPILAVAAIFILRDINKRGNES; encoded by the coding sequence ATGGTTGACGTCGCATTCCAATCCAACCGTACAGCCGCAGCCCCGGCAGGGCGACGGCGCACCGGTCTGCGCAACGCGCTGCGGCGCAAGTCGATGTCCGCGTTCCTGATGGCGCTGCCGTTGATCCTCCTGATCGGCGTGCTGGTGATCTATCCGGCCATCTACTCGCTGCATCTGGCGACGCTGAACAAGGCGATGACCAAGTTCGTCGGCCTTGGCAATTTCGAGTTCCTGTTCAAGCGCGAGACCTTCTGGCTGGTGGTCAAGCAATCCTGCATTTTCGCGATCTCGGCGGTGGTGTTCAAAGCGCTGATCGGCTTCATCGTCGCGCATTTCGTGCACAACGTGCCGGCTAACAAGCAGCGCAAATGGCGCGGCATGCTGCTGGTGCCATGGGTGATCCCGCCGGCCATGAGCACGCTGGCCTGGCTGTGGCTGTTCGATCCGTCCTACAGCGCCTTCAATTACACGCTTGCGTACTTCGGCATCGGGCCGATCCCGTGGACCGGCGACGCCATGTGGGCGCGTTTCTCGGTGATCCTGGTCAACGTCTGGTACGGCGCGCCGTTTTTCATGATCATGTATCTGGCGGCGTTGAAATCGGTACCCGAGCAGCTCTATGAGGCGGCCGCGATCGACGGCGCCAATTGGTGGCAGCGCATCTGGTACGTGACCCTGCCGATGATGCGCAACATCATCGCGATCACCACGCTGTTCTCGCTGATCGTGACCTTTGCCAATTTCGACATCGTGCGCATCCTGACCGCGGGCGGCCCCCTCGACCACACCCACATCTTCGCGACATGGGCGTTCCGCGTCGGCATCGAGGGCAGCGACATTCCGCTCGGCGCCAGCGTCTCGCTGTTCATGGTGCCGATCCTCGCGGTCGCGGCGATCTTCATCCTGCGCGACATCAACAAACGCGGGAATGAATCCTGA
- a CDS encoding extracellular solute-binding protein has protein sequence MSRKKLSRREFVAATALSSAALITAPYVRGAYAAGKLSMGFWDHWVPGANSASTELVNEWAAKEKVEVQLDYITSQGNKNIVTIAAEAQAKSGHDIFQMPTWWPQANAELLEPVNDIMDPLLKLNGDVNGTVKYLGQADGKWLGVPASVGSQIKGPCSRIDLMKKYANIDVQEMYPAGSPPKADNWTLDTFLKAAEACHKAGFPFGIGLGETSDSVDTAGAIFHSFGAQLVDAKGNLTVKTDAVRQSLEYYKKLLAFLPPDVSAWDDASNNKWLVAGKGAMIMNPPSAWAVAKRDAPQVAEQCWTHGFPAGPKGRFAPYLPFFWSIWSFSKNKEAAKSLLSHLSQPASIEKMVVASGGYDLPAYEKLTTLKVWEEVGPPKGTLFHYPNPFKHQTLSMAASPAPPKVAQQIYFQATLTKMCLRYFQGEGMEKTLAWAEGECEGFMRS, from the coding sequence ATGTCACGGAAGAAGCTTTCGCGCCGAGAATTCGTTGCAGCGACAGCGCTGTCATCGGCGGCGCTCATTACAGCCCCCTACGTACGTGGCGCCTACGCAGCCGGAAAGCTCTCGATGGGCTTCTGGGATCACTGGGTGCCGGGTGCGAACAGTGCCTCCACCGAGCTCGTCAATGAATGGGCCGCCAAGGAAAAGGTCGAGGTCCAGCTCGACTACATCACCAGCCAGGGCAACAAGAACATCGTGACCATCGCCGCCGAAGCGCAGGCGAAATCCGGTCACGATATCTTCCAGATGCCGACCTGGTGGCCACAGGCCAATGCCGAGCTGCTCGAGCCGGTCAATGACATCATGGACCCGCTCCTCAAGCTGAACGGCGACGTCAACGGCACGGTGAAATATCTCGGCCAGGCCGACGGCAAATGGCTCGGTGTTCCCGCCAGCGTCGGCAGCCAGATCAAGGGCCCCTGCTCGCGCATCGACCTGATGAAGAAATACGCCAATATCGACGTCCAGGAGATGTATCCGGCCGGAAGCCCGCCGAAGGCGGACAACTGGACGCTCGATACGTTCCTCAAGGCGGCCGAAGCCTGCCACAAGGCCGGGTTCCCGTTCGGCATCGGTCTCGGCGAAACCAGCGACAGTGTCGACACCGCGGGCGCGATCTTCCACTCGTTCGGAGCGCAGCTGGTCGACGCCAAGGGCAACCTGACCGTCAAGACGGATGCGGTGCGCCAGTCGCTCGAGTACTACAAGAAGCTGCTCGCCTTCCTGCCGCCCGATGTCTCCGCATGGGACGATGCCTCCAACAACAAGTGGCTGGTCGCCGGCAAGGGCGCGATGATCATGAACCCGCCGAGCGCATGGGCGGTCGCCAAGCGCGATGCCCCGCAAGTCGCGGAGCAATGCTGGACCCACGGCTTCCCGGCCGGACCCAAGGGACGCTTCGCGCCCTACCTGCCGTTCTTCTGGTCGATCTGGTCGTTCTCCAAGAACAAGGAGGCCGCCAAGAGCCTGCTGTCTCACCTGTCGCAACCGGCATCGATCGAGAAGATGGTGGTCGCGAGCGGCGGCTACGACCTGCCGGCCTACGAAAAGCTCACGACGTTGAAGGTCTGGGAAGAGGTAGGGCCGCCCAAGGGCACGCTCTTCCACTACCCGAACCCCTTCAAGCACCAGACGCTGTCGATGGCGGCCTCGCCTGCCCCGCCCAAGGTCGCGCAGCAGATCTACTTCCAGGCCACCCTGACCAAGATGTGCCTGCGCTACTTCCAGGGTGAAGGCATGGAGAAGACCCTCGCCTGGGCCGAGGGCGAGTGCGAAGGCTTCATGCGAAGCTGA
- a CDS encoding Spy/CpxP family protein refolding chaperone, with product MVDAQIVQGVENGAREGNKAAGPVGGVLGGAIGGVVGVVTGVTGVLTGTNAGNGKNAQPPASSDKQGAKAAKSAKAAAKDKGAKQAPTVLTQAGAPQLTAEQIVANSDANIERIKKELNLTPEQEKNWAGFNSAMHYLGHNGADRLNLRIARAQRDPPDDIIEQMRNEAQFLNDRAVDQRGVADAAEPLYASLDDKQKQIFINEMVRLSHERGLD from the coding sequence ATGGTCGATGCGCAGATCGTGCAGGGCGTCGAAAACGGCGCGCGCGAAGGCAACAAGGCCGCCGGACCGGTTGGCGGAGTTCTCGGCGGAGCAATCGGCGGCGTCGTCGGGGTGGTAACCGGCGTGACCGGGGTCTTGACCGGTACCAATGCCGGAAACGGAAAGAACGCCCAGCCTCCGGCGTCCAGCGACAAGCAGGGCGCCAAGGCCGCCAAATCGGCCAAGGCCGCCGCCAAGGACAAGGGCGCGAAGCAAGCGCCGACCGTGCTGACCCAGGCCGGGGCGCCGCAGCTCACGGCCGAACAGATCGTCGCCAACAGCGACGCCAACATCGAACGGATCAAGAAGGAGCTCAACCTGACGCCGGAGCAGGAGAAGAATTGGGCCGGCTTCAACAGTGCGATGCACTATCTCGGTCACAATGGCGCCGACCGCCTCAACCTGCGCATTGCACGGGCGCAGCGCGATCCGCCTGATGACATCATCGAGCAGATGCGCAACGAGGCCCAGTTCCTCAATGACCGCGCCGTCGATCAGCGCGGCGTCGCCGACGCCGCCGAGCCGCTCTATGCGAGCCTCGACGACAAGCAGAAACAAATCTTCATCAACGAAATGGTCCGGCTCAGCCACGAGCGCGGGCTCGATTAG